The Deinococcus detaillensis genome contains a region encoding:
- a CDS encoding DMT family transporter produces the protein MTPVSPPVPAPSSRLDALSLGAICITILFWASAFAGIRAGLQVFSPGHLTLYRFLVASAVLLVYALITRIPLPSRADALRIFGLSFCGITLYHALLNYGEQSVPAGTASLIIAAGPVITALIATRFAAEKLTLLGWLGTFISLAGVLLIVLGGGQGVSFTGGAILILLAALFTSIYFVFQRPILGRMKPLNFTVWSLLLGTLPMLIFLPGFAGEWRAAPLSAHLAVIYLGIFPSALAYLTWTFALSRVSASATTSFLFVSPVLATLIAWLWLGEVPGGISLIGGAVALIGVLLVNTLGRPAPARIQSDPIAQPDSTAQPSAETRRLS, from the coding sequence ATGACGCCCGTTTCACCGCCTGTTCCCGCGCCGTCCTCCCGCCTCGACGCCCTGAGTCTGGGGGCCATCTGCATCACTATTTTGTTTTGGGCTTCGGCGTTCGCGGGCATTCGGGCGGGTTTACAGGTCTTCTCGCCGGGCCACCTGACGCTCTACCGCTTTCTGGTGGCCTCAGCCGTGCTGCTCGTCTACGCACTCATTACCCGAATCCCGCTGCCCAGCCGCGCCGACGCGCTACGAATTTTTGGGCTGTCATTTTGCGGCATCACGCTGTATCACGCGCTGCTCAATTACGGCGAACAGAGCGTGCCCGCCGGAACCGCCAGCCTCATTATCGCGGCGGGGCCAGTCATCACGGCGCTGATCGCTACCCGCTTTGCCGCAGAAAAGCTGACTCTGCTCGGCTGGCTCGGCACCTTCATCAGCTTGGCGGGCGTGCTGCTGATCGTCTTGGGCGGCGGGCAGGGCGTGTCGTTTACCGGCGGCGCGATTTTGATTTTGCTGGCCGCGCTGTTTACCAGCATTTACTTCGTGTTCCAGCGGCCCATTCTCGGGCGCATGAAGCCGCTAAATTTCACGGTTTGGAGTTTGCTGCTGGGCACGCTGCCGATGCTGATTTTCCTGCCGGGCTTCGCGGGCGAGTGGCGGGCCGCGCCGCTGAGCGCTCACTTGGCGGTCATTTATTTGGGGATTTTTCCCTCGGCGCTGGCGTACCTGACATGGACATTTGCGCTTTCGCGGGTGAGTGCCAGCGCCACCACCAGTTTCTTATTTGTCAGTCCGGTGCTGGCCACCCTGATCGCTTGGCTGTGGCTGGGCGAGGTGCCGGGAGGAATTTCGCTGATCGGCGGCGCGGTGGCGCTTATCGGGGTGCTGTTGGTCAACACTTTGGGCCGCCCCGCGCCTGCCCGCATCCAGTCTGATCCAATCGCACAACCTGACTCAACCGCCCAGCCCAGCGCTGAAACCCGCAGGCTTTCATGA
- the phoU gene encoding phosphate signaling complex protein PhoU, whose amino-acid sequence MREVLEQDLQKVLRDALEMLSTVERMLPIAADVLLHQNVKRLPEIRSIDREVDALETQIEAECLRIIALHQPVARDLRLVALVLKSLSDIERMGDYAVHVAADSAELAQAAPLKRYVNLGRMLERLQEMSVHLRTAITERDVKKANETLQMDDEVDDLYEQTQRELVTYMLEDPRNISKSLTLMRVGRSLERIGDHMENVAERLNYWITGQRETQMRD is encoded by the coding sequence ATGCGTGAAGTGTTGGAACAAGATTTGCAAAAAGTGCTGCGTGACGCCCTCGAAATGCTCAGTACGGTAGAGCGGATGCTGCCGATTGCCGCTGACGTGCTGCTGCACCAAAATGTCAAACGCCTTCCCGAAATTCGCTCGATTGACCGCGAAGTCGACGCGCTGGAAACCCAGATCGAAGCCGAGTGCCTGCGGATTATCGCCCTGCACCAGCCGGTCGCCCGCGATCTGCGCTTGGTGGCGCTTGTCCTCAAGAGCTTATCGGATATCGAGCGGATGGGCGACTACGCCGTTCACGTGGCCGCCGACAGCGCGGAACTGGCGCAGGCCGCGCCCCTCAAGCGCTACGTCAACTTGGGCCGGATGCTGGAGCGCCTGCAAGAAATGAGCGTGCATCTGCGCACGGCCATCACCGAGCGAGACGTGAAGAAGGCCAACGAAACCTTGCAGATGGACGATGAAGTCGACGACCTCTACGAGCAGACCCAGCGTGAACTCGTCACCTACATGCTCGAAGACCCGCGCAACATCTCCAAGAGCTTGACCCTGATGCGTGTGGGCCGCAGCTTGGAGCGCATCGGCGACCACATGGAAAACGTGGCCGAGCGCCTGAATTACTGGATCACCGGCCAGCGCGAAACGCAGATGCGTGACTGA
- a CDS encoding sensor histidine kinase, producing MDALSAGRSPDALPESDAWQDALPQAVVRFEEGRITHLNAAAARLWGVSNQKAAGRTLLEVLRRHTLEALAERGGELELDVAGRTLRCVAVPGALIVEDVTDHRRREAELREATAILSHEFRTPVTGLRGVLEALEYAMPTEMQQSFVKQGLQEVERLARLVEDLAVGFRPTRARTVPLSEVFLRAERLLLPELSAHAAQLSFGDDHLVRADPDKLLQILLNLTENALKYGPRGAAIEVRAAARGSWVEVSVSDEGEALSSTEHLFQAHTRGDHAPGLGSGMGLYIVRSIVQGWGGQAWAERREGRNAFVFTLPGVAGLV from the coding sequence ATGGACGCCCTGAGCGCCGGGCGCTCGCCGGACGCCCTTCCTGAGTCTGATGCCTGGCAGGACGCCTTGCCGCAGGCGGTGGTGCGCTTCGAGGAAGGCCGAATCACCCACCTGAACGCCGCCGCCGCCCGGCTGTGGGGGGTCAGTAACCAGAAAGCGGCGGGGCGCACGCTGCTCGAAGTGCTGCGCCGCCACACCCTCGAAGCGCTGGCCGAGCGCGGCGGCGAACTCGAACTCGACGTAGCGGGCCGCACCCTGCGCTGCGTGGCGGTGCCGGGTGCATTGATTGTCGAAGACGTCACCGACCACCGCCGCCGCGAAGCCGAGTTGCGCGAAGCCACCGCCATCTTGTCGCACGAGTTCCGCACCCCCGTAACCGGCCTGCGCGGGGTGTTGGAAGCGCTGGAATACGCCATGCCCACCGAGATGCAGCAGAGCTTTGTCAAACAGGGCCTGCAAGAAGTCGAGCGCCTTGCCCGCTTGGTCGAAGACTTGGCGGTGGGTTTCAGGCCGACCCGCGCCCGCACCGTGCCGCTCAGCGAGGTCTTTTTGCGGGCCGAGCGGCTGCTGCTCCCCGAACTCAGCGCCCACGCGGCCCAACTCAGCTTCGGCGATGACCATCTGGTGCGGGCCGACCCCGACAAGCTGCTGCAAATTCTGCTCAACCTCACCGAAAATGCCCTCAAGTACGGGCCGCGCGGCGCGGCCATCGAGGTGCGGGCGGCGGCGCGGGGAAGCTGGGTGGAAGTCTCGGTCAGCGACGAAGGTGAGGCGCTCAGCAGCACCGAGCATCTGTTTCAGGCCCATACACGCGGCGATCACGCGCCGGGCCTCGGCAGCGGCATGGGGCTTTATATCGTCCGCAGCATCGTGCAGGGCTGGGGCGGTCAGGCCTGGGCCGAGCGCCGGGAAGGGCGCAACGCCTTCGTGTTCACCTTGCCGGGCGTGGCGGGCTTGGTCTGA
- a CDS encoding winged helix-turn-helix domain-containing protein, whose amino-acid sequence MSHVVVIEDESTVQGVLKFHLERAGLRVSAFGTVEDALPSLTAADALVLDWMLPGESGLSFLRRLRADQELKKLPVLMLTARAAEAERVEGLETGADDYLTKPFSAAELVARVRALLRRTQAEMPQVIALGPLSIDVPAAEAKKDGAALNLTRREFDLLTFLALNAGRVYSRTELLDRVWGADFLGGERTVDQHITQLRAHLGDDPASPRFLETVRGKGYRMRTWTP is encoded by the coding sequence GTGAGCCATGTGGTGGTCATTGAAGACGAGAGCACCGTTCAGGGCGTGCTGAAATTTCACTTGGAGCGGGCCGGACTGCGGGTATCGGCGTTTGGCACCGTGGAAGACGCCCTGCCTAGCCTTACTGCCGCCGACGCCCTGGTGCTCGACTGGATGTTGCCCGGTGAGAGCGGCCTGAGTTTTTTGCGGCGGCTGCGGGCGGATCAGGAACTCAAAAAGCTGCCGGTGCTGATGCTCACCGCCCGCGCCGCCGAGGCCGAGCGGGTCGAGGGCTTAGAAACGGGAGCCGACGATTACCTCACCAAGCCGTTCTCGGCCGCCGAGCTGGTGGCGCGGGTGCGGGCGCTGCTGCGGCGCACCCAAGCCGAAATGCCGCAGGTCATCGCGCTGGGGCCGCTCAGCATCGACGTGCCCGCCGCCGAAGCCAAGAAAGACGGCGCGGCACTCAACCTGACCCGCCGCGAGTTCGATCTGCTGACTTTTTTGGCGCTCAACGCTGGGCGGGTCTACTCGCGCACCGAACTGCTCGATAGGGTCTGGGGCGCGGACTTTTTGGGTGGTGAGCGCACGGTGGATCAGCACATCACCCAGTTGCGTGCCCACCTCGGCGACGATCCGGCCAGCCCCAGGTTTCTGGAAACGGTGCGCGGCAAGGGCTACCGGATGCGGACATGGACGCCCTGA
- a CDS encoding AAA family ATPase: MRPLVFHLVGPPGSGKRTIGLVLAELTGAVLLDNHLFNDAVFRPYGADGLRPIPDEIHALAAQVRKLGLEAACLAPPDVSHIFTSYLTTRPSGPAAIQARRDLVAVRSAIYVPVWLECNLSELERRMTLPERLERAKMRDVAMLRATLSSADLLPPPPDALVLYTSAFQPAESARQIVEFAHRQAQADSPLT; encoded by the coding sequence GTGAGGCCACTTGTCTTCCATTTGGTCGGCCCACCGGGGAGTGGCAAGCGAACCATCGGCTTGGTGCTGGCTGAACTGACCGGCGCGGTTCTCCTCGACAATCACCTGTTCAATGACGCGGTGTTTAGGCCTTACGGCGCAGACGGACTGCGGCCCATTCCCGATGAGATTCACGCGCTGGCGGCGCAAGTTCGCAAGCTGGGGCTGGAAGCGGCCTGCCTCGCGCCCCCGGACGTAAGCCATATTTTCACGAGCTATCTGACGACTCGTCCGTCAGGGCCAGCGGCCATTCAGGCCAGGCGTGACTTGGTGGCGGTGAGATCAGCCATCTATGTTCCTGTCTGGCTGGAGTGCAACCTGAGCGAACTGGAACGCCGGATGACCCTCCCTGAACGGTTGGAACGAGCGAAGATGCGCGATGTGGCGATGCTCCGCGCTACGCTCTCCTCAGCCGACCTCCTTCCCCCGCCGCCTGACGCGCTGGTGCTGTATACTTCCGCCTTTCAACCCGCAGAATCCGCCCGGCAAATCGTGGAATTTGCCCACCGCCAAGCCCAAGCTGACAGCCCCCTGACCTAA
- a CDS encoding MBL fold metallo-hydrolase: MTSSSNNGPLPAQHGQFRVASLPTGPLQENAVLVWDAASAEGFLIDPGDEASKILAWVMRHGVKVRAILLTHAHFDHIGAVQPLREALNVPVWLHEADLPIYRAGAQSAERWNLPFVQPADPEHFMEQGQVFKAGKLELIARELPGHAPGHVVLLGEGLAIVGDTLFQGGIGRTDLPGGSHPQLMQGIKAELLSLPEGTAIYPGHGGSSSIGAEKASNPFLL, from the coding sequence ATGACCAGCAGCAGCAACAACGGCCCCCTTCCCGCTCAGCACGGCCAGTTCCGGGTCGCCAGCTTACCCACCGGCCCCCTCCAGGAAAACGCCGTTCTGGTGTGGGACGCGGCCAGCGCCGAGGGCTTTTTGATCGATCCGGGCGATGAGGCCAGCAAAATTTTGGCGTGGGTGATGCGTCACGGCGTCAAGGTGCGGGCCATTTTGCTGACCCACGCGCATTTCGACCACATCGGGGCGGTGCAGCCGCTCAGGGAAGCGCTGAATGTGCCGGTGTGGCTGCACGAGGCCGATCTGCCGATTTACCGCGCCGGAGCGCAGAGCGCCGAGCGCTGGAATCTGCCGTTCGTGCAGCCCGCCGACCCCGAACACTTTATGGAGCAGGGGCAGGTCTTTAAGGCGGGCAAACTCGAACTGATTGCCCGCGAGCTGCCGGGCCACGCGCCGGGGCATGTGGTGCTGCTGGGCGAGGGGCTGGCCATCGTGGGCGACACGCTGTTTCAGGGCGGCATCGGGCGCACCGATTTGCCGGGCGGCAGCCACCCCCAACTGATGCAGGGCATCAAAGCAGAGCTGCTCAGCTTGCCGGAGGGCACTGCCATTTACCCGGGTCACGGCGGCAGCAGCAGCATCGGGGCCGAGAAAGCCAGCAATCCGTTTTTGCTTTGA
- a CDS encoding DEAD/DEAH box helicase, with translation MTVLDAPRPTNDAAAPSTAVSFTFQEMQLPAPLREAIDALKYTVPTEIQGLALPPARMGKDVLGTAATGSGKTVAFLLPVIERLLTQRARGTRALVLAPTRELAAQIEEVARVLIANTHLKVVSIFGGVSQGPQQKALRAGTDIVIATPGRLLDHIGQGNINFSALEVLVLDEADRMLDLGFLPDIRRVLRVLPDKRQTLLFSATMPDSILKLAGEFQHNPVRVGVKHQGRTNDKIAEALFPVHGELKSKLLIGLLADAEVNMDSVLVFTRTKHRANRLAEQLVNAGISAERIHGNRSQNARTEALSGFKSGKYRVLVATDIAARGIDIDSLGHVVNFDVPVAAEDYVHRAGRTARAGKSGTAFTLVSPQEEDEIRSIERFTKRTLTRRNLEGFDYHAKVEGKLEQPRPAQGGRGRSQQGGQRSGGGQTQARSGGAGSQGGQSGQGGGGQRQSRPADSRNATPRNDAGRSDMARSDVGGGRVGPQPARRRR, from the coding sequence ATGACTGTTTTAGACGCGCCCCGCCCCACCAATGATGCCGCTGCACCCAGCACCGCCGTTTCCTTCACCTTTCAGGAGATGCAGCTGCCCGCGCCGCTGCGCGAGGCCATTGACGCACTGAAGTACACCGTCCCCACCGAGATTCAGGGCTTGGCTCTGCCGCCCGCCCGCATGGGCAAGGACGTGCTGGGCACCGCCGCGACGGGTTCCGGCAAGACCGTGGCCTTTTTGCTGCCGGTGATCGAGCGCCTGCTGACCCAGCGGGCACGCGGCACCCGCGCTCTAGTGCTGGCTCCCACCCGCGAACTGGCCGCGCAAATCGAAGAAGTCGCCCGCGTCCTGATCGCCAACACCCACCTCAAGGTCGTCAGCATTTTCGGCGGCGTGTCGCAGGGGCCCCAGCAAAAAGCGCTGCGGGCCGGCACCGACATCGTGATCGCCACGCCGGGCCGCCTGCTCGACCACATCGGGCAGGGCAATATCAATTTCAGCGCCCTCGAAGTGCTGGTGCTCGACGAAGCTGACAGAATGCTCGACCTGGGCTTCTTGCCTGACATCCGCCGGGTGCTGCGCGTGTTGCCCGACAAGCGTCAGACCTTGCTGTTCTCGGCCACCATGCCCGACAGCATCCTCAAGTTGGCCGGCGAGTTTCAGCACAACCCGGTGCGTGTGGGCGTCAAGCACCAGGGCCGCACCAACGACAAGATCGCCGAGGCGCTGTTTCCGGTTCACGGCGAACTCAAGTCCAAGCTGCTGATTGGCCTGCTGGCCGACGCCGAGGTCAACATGGACAGCGTGCTGGTGTTTACCCGCACCAAGCACCGCGCCAACCGCCTGGCCGAGCAACTGGTCAACGCCGGAATCAGCGCCGAGCGCATTCACGGCAACCGCTCGCAAAATGCCCGCACCGAAGCGCTCTCGGGCTTCAAGAGCGGCAAATACCGGGTGCTGGTCGCTACCGACATCGCCGCACGCGGCATCGACATCGATTCGCTGGGCCACGTAGTGAACTTCGACGTGCCAGTGGCCGCCGAGGACTACGTCCACCGGGCTGGCCGCACCGCCCGCGCCGGCAAGAGCGGCACCGCCTTTACCCTGGTCAGCCCACAGGAAGAAGACGAGATCCGCAGCATCGAGCGCTTCACCAAGCGCACCCTGACCCGCCGTAACCTGGAAGGCTTTGATTACCACGCCAAAGTCGAAGGCAAGTTGGAGCAGCCCCGCCCCGCTCAAGGTGGACGCGGCAGGAGCCAGCAAGGCGGTCAAAGGAGCGGCGGTGGGCAGACACAGGCCCGCAGCGGCGGCGCAGGAAGCCAGGGCGGTCAAAGCGGGCAGGGCGGCGGTGGCCAGCGCCAGAGCCGCCCTGCTGATAGCCGCAATGCCACACCCCGAAATGACGCGGGCAGAAGTGATATGGCCAGAAGCGACGTGGGTGGCGGGCGTGTGGGGCCACAACCGGCTCGCCGCCGCCGCTAA
- a CDS encoding DUF4384 domain-containing protein, giving the protein MKKLLVLPAALLLSSAMAAPKISAQSIIVNPVQPDLSVSVWTDKNPDGTQIPNYKIDEKITLNVRSSQDAYVYLFNVDGTGKVDQLLPNRYANGANFVKANVVKTFPAAGDQFTFDIAGPVGLNKVLVLASKTELNLGDLSKFSSQQDSFADVNAKGQQQLAQALSIVVSPIPQNSWVSDTAFYNVASQQQSQTGNVFVGTNVSGAVVYLNGQRLGDANQTFSAIRPGNYPLRITAPGYRDYSATITVRANATTNVNVEFNTVVTPAPPVSNTAPVNIRSSVNGALIFVDGRQVGTIQNGGLDLNLPRGGHEIVLIAPGYNTFVNNYNVSQGGTITITPKR; this is encoded by the coding sequence ATGAAAAAACTACTCGTATTGCCCGCCGCTCTGCTGCTCAGCAGCGCTATGGCGGCACCCAAGATCAGCGCCCAGAGCATTATCGTCAACCCGGTTCAGCCTGACCTCAGCGTCTCGGTCTGGACGGACAAGAACCCCGACGGCACCCAAATCCCCAATTACAAAATCGACGAGAAGATCACCCTCAACGTCCGCTCCAGCCAGGACGCCTACGTTTACCTGTTTAACGTGGACGGCACCGGCAAGGTCGATCAGCTTCTCCCCAACCGCTACGCCAACGGCGCGAACTTCGTCAAGGCCAACGTCGTCAAGACCTTCCCCGCAGCGGGCGATCAGTTTACCTTTGACATCGCCGGCCCGGTGGGCCTGAACAAAGTGCTGGTGCTGGCCAGCAAAACCGAACTCAACCTCGGCGACCTCAGCAAGTTCTCCAGCCAGCAGGACTCGTTTGCCGACGTGAATGCCAAAGGCCAGCAGCAGCTCGCTCAGGCCCTGAGCATCGTGGTCAGCCCGATTCCTCAAAACAGCTGGGTCAGCGACACCGCGTTTTACAACGTCGCCTCGCAGCAGCAAAGCCAAACCGGCAACGTCTTTGTCGGCACCAACGTCTCCGGCGCGGTCGTTTACCTGAACGGTCAGCGTCTCGGTGACGCCAACCAGACTTTCAGCGCCATTCGTCCCGGCAACTACCCGCTGCGGATCACCGCCCCCGGCTACCGCGATTACAGCGCCACCATCACGGTACGCGCCAACGCCACCACCAACGTCAACGTGGAATTCAACACCGTCGTGACGCCCGCCCCGCCTGTGAGCAACACTGCGCCGGTCAATATCCGCAGCAGCGTCAACGGCGCACTGATCTTCGTGGACGGACGCCAAGTCGGCACCATTCAAAACGGCGGCCTCGACCTCAACTTGCCGCGCGGTGGACACGAAATCGTGCTGATCGCGCCGGGTTACAACACCTTCGTCAACAACTACAACGTGTCGCAGGGCGGCACCATCACCATCACCCCCAAGCGCTAA
- a CDS encoding ABC transporter substrate-binding protein, whose amino-acid sequence MKRSLTALALIVPLLCQAAQARSYADIRSSGTLRLATSVDFEPFNYLKGNTFAGFEVDLGEMIAKQLRLKVVWVKGDFDSLLKNFKDYDLVIASHAITSTRAKLVDFTQPHYCTGGVSLAQPGGPLTSKAMAGQLLGAESGSTYMGFIQKLPFEKQLKVYGSSQAAIQAVATGQVSATVTDKFAALKALRTYNKANLQMGDLLWRESIGMAVQKGNSELRQAVNGALATLLKNGEYDALSKSYFGQDVRC is encoded by the coding sequence TTGAAACGTTCCCTTACCGCTCTCGCCTTGATTGTGCCGCTGCTCTGTCAAGCGGCGCAGGCCCGTTCATACGCTGATATTCGCAGCAGCGGCACGCTCCGGCTGGCCACCAGCGTCGATTTCGAGCCGTTTAATTATTTGAAGGGCAACACATTCGCCGGATTTGAAGTTGACCTGGGCGAAATGATTGCCAAGCAACTGAGGCTGAAAGTGGTCTGGGTCAAAGGCGATTTTGATTCGCTGCTCAAAAACTTTAAAGATTATGACTTGGTGATCGCTTCGCATGCCATCACTTCGACCCGCGCCAAACTGGTGGATTTTACTCAGCCGCATTACTGCACTGGCGGTGTGTCGCTGGCGCAGCCGGGCGGCCCCCTGACCAGCAAGGCGATGGCAGGCCAACTGCTGGGAGCCGAATCGGGCAGCACCTACATGGGCTTTATTCAAAAGTTGCCGTTTGAAAAGCAGCTCAAAGTCTACGGCTCGTCGCAGGCCGCCATTCAGGCAGTGGCCACGGGTCAGGTCAGCGCCACTGTGACCGACAAATTCGCCGCCTTAAAAGCGCTCCGAACCTACAACAAAGCCAACTTGCAAATGGGTGATCTGTTGTGGCGAGAGAGCATCGGCATGGCCGTGCAAAAAGGCAATTCGGAGCTGCGCCAAGCCGTCAACGGCGCACTGGCCACGCTGCTCAAAAACGGTGAGTACGACGCGCTGTCCAAAAGTTACTTCGGCCAAGACGTGCGCTGCTGA
- a CDS encoding dynamin family protein: protein MTLLVTAQVQDLLTRERTLLADLQAFLELQGAPSAATEQARQSVRNLDEAFLLVVVGEFNAGKSSFINALLGDQVLPEGVTPTTDRIYVLLHGEKRDGLEGQMEATSDPFVSRLRVPLSVLEGVALVDTPGTNAIIRQHQALTEGFLPRADLVLFLTSADRPFTESERQFLELVRRWGRSVIMVVNKADLLETAEAREQVRAFVESGARATLGLTPPTFLVSARAEQRGGDAGFAALREVLKMRLSETERTRLKLASPLGVAAELLGAENVRSAEARRALKIDLSTLTRLEEQRERHHGSMQAELDGQLNRMNCLLGEFEVRADKFIDKALRIGNVRQLVNARELEATFKREAVADLPEAIEKQFGSMIDRFVESNLHFWEDVQADLTRRQVEQPSETGQNLNRPRFSYDRAALVEGISGSAQRHLAEGTQEALMRQLSQDAEDALKGVIGFGAGGVAIGTVTALALGGALADFTGVLAFLTVGSLGLFVLPQKRLAALRQLRTRLAALRESLDSIVRREYQREQERADARLSDATLPFTQFTQQEQSRLTRAEQRSGELQARLEQLKNEVQQFPI from the coding sequence ATGACCCTCCTCGTCACCGCCCAAGTTCAAGACCTGCTGACGCGGGAGCGCACCTTGCTGGCCGACCTGCAAGCCTTTTTAGAGTTGCAAGGTGCCCCGAGCGCCGCCACCGAGCAGGCCCGCCAGAGTGTTCGCAACCTCGACGAAGCCTTTTTGCTGGTGGTGGTGGGCGAGTTCAACGCGGGCAAGAGCAGTTTCATCAATGCCCTCTTGGGCGATCAGGTGCTGCCCGAAGGCGTGACGCCCACCACCGACCGGATTTATGTGCTGCTGCACGGCGAGAAAAGGGACGGACTGGAAGGCCAGATGGAAGCCACCAGTGATCCGTTCGTCAGCCGTCTGCGGGTGCCGCTGAGCGTGCTCGAAGGCGTGGCGCTGGTCGATACCCCCGGCACCAACGCCATCATCCGCCAGCATCAGGCGCTCACCGAAGGCTTCTTGCCCCGCGCCGATCTGGTGTTGTTTCTGACCAGCGCTGACCGGCCTTTCACCGAGTCGGAGCGGCAATTTCTGGAACTGGTGAGGCGCTGGGGCCGCAGCGTCATCATGGTGGTCAACAAAGCCGATCTGCTTGAAACTGCTGAGGCCCGTGAGCAGGTTCGCGCTTTTGTGGAAAGTGGAGCGCGGGCCACGCTGGGCCTGACGCCGCCGACCTTTTTGGTCTCAGCGAGAGCCGAGCAGCGCGGCGGCGACGCCGGATTCGCTGCCCTGCGCGAGGTGCTCAAGATGCGCTTATCCGAAACCGAGCGCACCCGCCTCAAGCTGGCTTCGCCGCTGGGGGTGGCCGCCGAACTGCTGGGTGCGGAGAATGTCCGCTCTGCCGAAGCCCGCCGCGCCCTCAAAATTGATCTGTCCACCCTGACCCGCTTGGAGGAGCAGCGCGAGCGTCATCACGGCAGCATGCAGGCCGAACTCGACGGGCAGCTCAACCGGATGAACTGCTTGTTGGGCGAATTTGAGGTGCGGGCCGACAAGTTCATCGACAAAGCCCTGCGAATCGGCAACGTGCGCCAGCTGGTCAACGCCCGCGAGCTGGAGGCCACCTTTAAGCGAGAGGCGGTGGCCGATTTGCCGGAAGCCATCGAAAAGCAGTTCGGCAGCATGATCGACCGCTTCGTGGAAAGCAATCTGCACTTTTGGGAAGACGTGCAGGCCGACTTGACGCGCCGCCAAGTCGAGCAGCCGTCCGAGACAGGGCAAAATCTGAACCGCCCCCGCTTTTCGTATGACCGCGCCGCGCTGGTCGAGGGCATTTCTGGCAGCGCTCAGCGCCACTTGGCCGAGGGCACCCAGGAAGCCCTGATGCGCCAGCTCTCGCAGGACGCCGAGGACGCCCTGAAAGGCGTGATCGGCTTCGGCGCGGGCGGAGTGGCGATCGGCACCGTCACGGCGCTGGCCCTCGGCGGAGCGCTGGCCGACTTTACCGGCGTGCTGGCCTTCCTGACCGTTGGGAGCCTCGGGCTGTTCGTGCTGCCCCAAAAGCGGCTGGCGGCTCTGCGGCAACTCCGCACCCGCCTGGCCGCTCTGCGCGAGAGTTTAGACAGCATCGTGCGGCGCGAGTACCAGCGCGAGCAGGAACGCGCCGACGCCCGCTTGAGTGACGCCACCTTGCCGTTTACCCAGTTTACCCAGCAGGAGCAAAGCCGCCTCACGCGGGCCGAGCAGCGCAGCGGTGAGTTGCAGGCAAGATTAGAGCAACTCAAAAATGAAGTTCAGCAGTTTCCAATCTGA
- a CDS encoding alpha/beta hydrolase, translating into MAVSVAGTHVTFTPPTGATALLGDFTDWLKQPPLPVVGGQPITLTLPRGAWVEYAWLDAAGQPFADPDNSQKSLNPWWNYPRAAEVGEYPRHWLWQGDATNNPAQRGEAHRMAWEGRVFSGKRRGYVYTPPGYDAARSYPVYYIQDGVAFYRTGKLSELLDRALVRDLIDPAILVFVEPLDRNAEYYLNERYFDFLQSEVLEQVEQRFSVSREAAGRGLWGASLGGLISLYTAWQHPDVFSKVISHSGAFIAAPDGRQGSTIDTTSAGEWLREQLQLRPPTDLQLSLDTGTLEWLLSPNRRMAAALQDLNIRHQYREYPSGHNWVTWQNALPEALLYMQGR; encoded by the coding sequence ATGGCCGTTTCCGTTGCAGGCACCCACGTCACCTTCACCCCGCCCACAGGCGCAACCGCGCTGCTGGGCGATTTCACCGACTGGCTCAAGCAGCCGCCGCTGCCGGTGGTGGGCGGCCAACCCATCACCCTGACGCTGCCGCGCGGCGCATGGGTGGAATACGCTTGGCTGGACGCGGCAGGCCAACCGTTTGCCGATCCCGACAATTCGCAAAAGTCGCTCAATCCGTGGTGGAATTACCCCCGCGCCGCCGAAGTGGGCGAGTACCCGCGCCACTGGCTGTGGCAAGGTGACGCGACCAACAACCCTGCCCAGCGCGGCGAAGCGCACCGGATGGCCTGGGAAGGCCGGGTCTTTTCGGGCAAGCGCCGGGGCTACGTCTACACCCCGCCGGGCTATGACGCGGCCCGCAGCTATCCGGTGTACTACATCCAAGACGGCGTGGCGTTTTACCGCACCGGCAAGCTGAGCGAACTGCTGGATAGAGCGCTGGTACGAGACTTGATTGATCCGGCCATCCTAGTTTTCGTGGAGCCGCTCGACCGCAACGCCGAGTATTACCTGAATGAGCGCTACTTCGACTTTTTGCAGAGCGAAGTGCTGGAGCAAGTCGAGCAGCGCTTTTCGGTCAGCCGCGAGGCCGCTGGGCGCGGGCTGTGGGGCGCGTCGCTGGGCGGCCTGATCAGCCTTTACACCGCCTGGCAGCACCCCGACGTGTTCAGCAAAGTCATCAGTCACAGCGGGGCCTTCATTGCCGCGCCAGATGGCAGGCAAGGCAGCACCATTGACACCACGTCGGCGGGCGAGTGGCTGCGCGAGCAACTCCAGCTCAGGCCGCCGACAGACCTCCAGCTCAGCCTCGATACCGGCACGCTGGAATGGCTGCTCTCGCCCAACCGCCGGATGGCCGCCGCGCTGCAAGACCTGAATATTCGCCATCAGTACCGCGAATACCCCAGCGGCCACAACTGGGTGACGTGGCAAAACGCTTTGCCGGAAGCGCTGCTGTATATGCAGGGCCGCTAG